One window from the genome of Paramormyrops kingsleyae isolate MSU_618 chromosome 3, PKINGS_0.4, whole genome shotgun sequence encodes:
- the LOC111858645 gene encoding YY1-associated factor 2-like isoform X1 — protein MENQQSLALRAFRLFCHPHRFRTERKSTIKPLPKRQSKPSSDDGYWDCSVCTFKNSAEAFKCMMCDVRKGTSTRKPRPVSQLVSQQVTQQFASPTQPKKEKKDKTDKEKGEREAAFRKSSHRRMRPRLKNVDRSSAQHLEVTVGDLTVIITDFKEKSKPTPAPGEHHGQSGSGSDGAERGTSRSSSPRGEGSSLNGEPH, from the exons ATGGAAAATCAACAAAGCCTGGCGCTCCGCGCTTTTCGCCTTTTCTGCCACCCGCATAGATTCAGGACGGAACGGAAGTCAACAATCAAGCCTTT GCCGAAGCGGCAGTCCAAGCCTTCCTCTGACGACGGATACTGGGACTGTAGCGTTTGTACGTTTAAGAACAGCGCAGAGGCTTTCAAGTGCATGATGTGCGATGTGAGGAAGGGGACGTCGACACG GAAGCCCCGCCCAGTCTCCCAGTTGGTCTCCCAGCAAGTGACGCAGCAGTTTGCATCTCCGACCCAGCCAAAGAaggagaagaaagacaagacgGATAAAGAGAAGGGCGAAAGGGAGGCAGCATTCAGAAAGAGCAGCCATAGGAGGATGAG GCCCAGGTTGAAGAATGTGGACCGGAGCAGTGCTCAGCACCTGGAGGTCACCGTTGGAGACCTTACCGTCATCATCACAGACTTCAAGGAGAAGAGCAAACCCACGCCGGCTCCGGGTGAGCACCACGGTCAGAGCGGCTCTGGATCTGACGGCGCCGAAAGGGGGACATCGCGGTCGTCCTCGCCCCGAGGGGAGGGCTCCTCACTCAACGGAGAGCCCCActaa
- the LOC111858645 gene encoding YY1-associated factor 2-like isoform X2, with product MGDKKSPTRPKRQSKPSSDDGYWDCSVCTFKNSAEAFKCMMCDVRKGTSTRKPRPVSQLVSQQVTQQFASPTQPKKEKKDKTDKEKGEREAAFRKSSHRRMRPRLKNVDRSSAQHLEVTVGDLTVIITDFKEKSKPTPAPGEHHGQSGSGSDGAERGTSRSSSPRGEGSSLNGEPH from the exons ATGGGAGACAAGAAGAGCCCGACAAG GCCGAAGCGGCAGTCCAAGCCTTCCTCTGACGACGGATACTGGGACTGTAGCGTTTGTACGTTTAAGAACAGCGCAGAGGCTTTCAAGTGCATGATGTGCGATGTGAGGAAGGGGACGTCGACACG GAAGCCCCGCCCAGTCTCCCAGTTGGTCTCCCAGCAAGTGACGCAGCAGTTTGCATCTCCGACCCAGCCAAAGAaggagaagaaagacaagacgGATAAAGAGAAGGGCGAAAGGGAGGCAGCATTCAGAAAGAGCAGCCATAGGAGGATGAG GCCCAGGTTGAAGAATGTGGACCGGAGCAGTGCTCAGCACCTGGAGGTCACCGTTGGAGACCTTACCGTCATCATCACAGACTTCAAGGAGAAGAGCAAACCCACGCCGGCTCCGGGTGAGCACCACGGTCAGAGCGGCTCTGGATCTGACGGCGCCGAAAGGGGGACATCGCGGTCGTCCTCGCCCCGAGGGGAGGGCTCCTCACTCAACGGAGAGCCCCActaa